The proteins below are encoded in one region of Dioscorea cayenensis subsp. rotundata cultivar TDr96_F1 chromosome 18, TDr96_F1_v2_PseudoChromosome.rev07_lg8_w22 25.fasta, whole genome shotgun sequence:
- the LOC120282894 gene encoding mucin-7-like, with translation MSTLLFPNPHSHLLFRRAAVSSTTTTPEPPRAVVIGAGLAGLSAAVHLHSAGLPFLLLEASDATAASRSFSPPTPNSAASSTSPLSNPNPSSPAPSSSTPAASTALPTLSASHSPPSPLSPTPSAPSPINSSSALPVSGPPPSPTTSSSPPPKLPSPTASAPPASPPPSSIASSALSSPASSSTTISPPPPASSTSFSAVSPSATTPSPPTASPPFPPNSPPAYPPPLSASNPAFPPSIPAAHLGFLSTQAMPSPPSMV, from the exons ATGAGCACTCTCCTCTTCCCCAACCCTCACTCTCACCTCCTCTTCCGGCGCGCCGCCGTCTCATCAACGACCACAACCCCCGAACCACCGCGTGCGGTGGTCATCGGCGCCGGCCTCGCAGGCCTCTCCGCCGCCGTCCATCTCCATTCCGCCGGTCTCCCCTTCCTTCTCCTCGAAGCCTCCGACGCC ACCGCGGCTTCCAGATCCTTCTCACCGCCTACCCCGAACTCCGCCGCCTCCTCAACCTCCCCGCTCTCCAACCCCAACCCTTCTTCCCCGGCGCCCTCGTCTTCCACTCCGGCCGCTTCCACCGCCTTGCCGACCCTTTCCGCCTCCCACTCGCCGCCCTCCCCACTCTCCCCAACCCCATCGGCTCCATCCCCGATAAACTCCTCGTCGGCCTTACCCGTCTCCGGGCCGCCTCCATCCCCCACGACGTCCTCCTCTCCGCCCCCGAAACTTCCATCTCCGACCGCCTCCGCTCCTCCGGCTTCTCCCCCTCCATCATCGATCGCTTCTTCCGCCCTTTCCTCGCCGGCATCTTCTTCGACCACGATCTCTCCACCACCTCCCGCCTCTTCGACTTCGTTTTCCGCTGTCTCGCCCTCGGCGACAACGCCCTCCCCGCCAACGGCATCGCCGCCATTCCCTCCCAACTCGCCGCCCGCCTACCCACCTCCTCTCTCCGCCTCCAATCCCGCGTTTCCTCCATCAATCCCGGCCGCCCACCTAGGGTTTCTCTCCACTCAGGCGATGCCATCGCCGCCGAGCATGGTGTGA
- the LOC120282564 gene encoding E3 ubiquitin-protein ligase RKP isoform X1 produces the protein MAGEGSKMNGFSSGLAVILSSDEQCVNYNKSHLVSCRDDIGHQSVERTLEYVFDLPHKSIHSPSTSIDVNSIRLLLRDQLLRFEDGSCSCSRQRDGITITNPGSGRNKIVIDSTSICGDIRIVRYPLLIESLAVFSSVRVNANVWKGKWMYEVTLETAGIQQLGWATISCPFTYHKGVGDAENSYAFDGKRVSKWNKDARSYGQSWTVGDVIGCCINLESNEISFYRNGVSLGVAFDGILKMEPGFGYFPAVSLSEGECCDLNFGSRPFKFPIDGFNPIEEPPTMLLYAYYLLQCLSRLLEVQRLDKPDSSYFEKLRRFKRFVPLEGLFHPISQGICSEFFAVISTNNSIEYIAWGTVRTVLLEIFGVQAPHDYASLDQVVDLFLKFPGSKSMFQHLIAALSYSCKTAPLILTDCPYSGSYPYLALACHVLRNAAVMGSWWISFDFEFTLEGFLSRKCPNKQDLQCMIPSVWWPGSSEDIGSESSMMLTTTALAGAFDKIEEMHRELCLLVIHFIPPTKSQQPGSVFRSFLQSFILKIRGADHKMTSASVSGNSALASLFSVILHFLSEGLTLEDASGSLKGSRTVAATDGGFLHKSGRRSFPVGLFFKESPYYSGFSRLGGSTSHLIKSSPVSEVETEVKWEEGCMDDEYTKVTHSTRQKPCCCSISDVDSTRILKDNIRYTARSSKGPCSSISDRSANVAAECNAGSLNDEIVDKPSTSDHTEADFGYRSLQYLENPPTTSQSSAGVLREEELLHVMLLLYHLGVAPNFRQAFYYMSHQSQSITLLDDTDKQIREKSCMEQVKRLKEARNVYREELVDCVRQCAWYRVSLFARWKQRGMYATCMWVVQLLLVLSDIDSLFLYIPEFYLEALVDCFHALRKSDPPFVSSGIFIKQGLASFVTFVVKHFNDPRISSADIKDLLLQSMSVLVQYKDYLAAFEMNKEALQRMPKALLSSFDNRSWIPVTNILVRLCKGSGFGSTKHAESSASLLFQVLLREICIHNEELFSSFLNRLFNTLSWTMTEFSVSIREMQDNHQIADLQQRKCGVIFDISCNLARVLEFCTREIPQAFLCGPVMNLRRLTELIIFILNHIISVADAEFFDFRSLRRPGQFQEKTNRTTILAPLVGIILNLMDASSDRVQGDLNDIIGVFASMDCPTTVHCGIKYLLGYNWSGVLKGDASLAKLAQLEEFSNYLMSRSKEKVGISGEEMENCCCICYACDSDAMFKPCNHMSCFGCITRHLLNCERCFFCNATVTSVVRMKKTRN, from the exons ATGGCGGGAGAGGGATCTAAAATGAATGGCTTTTCTTCGGGTCTGGCAGTTATATTATCAAGTGATGAACAGTGTGTGaattataataaatcacacTTAGTTTCCTGTCGCGATGATATTGGTCACCAATCTGTCGAACGCACTCTTGAATATGTATTTGATCTCCCACACAAATCGATCCATTCACCATCTACATCAATTGATGTTAATTCCATCCGGTTACTGTTGAGGGACCAGCTGCTAAGATTTGAGGATGGATCATGTTCTTGTTCCCGTCAACGGGACGGAATAACAATAACCAACCCTGGGTCTGGGCGGAACAAGATTGTTATAGATAGCACAAGTATTTGTGGGGACATTAGAATTGTACGATATCCATTGCTGATTGAAAGCTTGGCAGTGTTCAGTAGTGTCCGAGTAAATGCGAATGTGTGGAAAGGAAAATGGATGTATGAAGTGACATTGGAGACTGCTGGGATCCAGCAGCTTGGCTGGGCCACTATCTCGTGCCCCTTTACTTACCACAAGGGTGTGGGAGATGCTGAAAATTCTTATGCATTTGACGGTAAGAGGGTGAGCAAATGGAACAAGGATGCTAGATCTTATGGCCAGTCTTGGACTGTTGGGGATGTCATTGGTTGCTGCATTAATCTGGAGTCAAATGAGATTTCCTTCTATAGAAATGGAGTTTCCCTTGGAGTGGCTTTCGATGGAATACTTAAAATGGAGCCTGGTTTTGGTTATTTTCCTGCAGTTTCCTTATCTGAAGGCGAGTGCTGTGATTTGAACTTTGGATCACGCCCATTTAAGTTTCCCATTGATGGATTTAATCCTATTGAGGAACCTCCTACCATGCTATTATATGCCTACTACTTGCTCCAATGTTTGTCCAGGCTATTGGAAGTGCAGCGGTTGGATAAGCCTGATTCGTCATACTTTGAGAAATTGAGAAGGTTCAAGAGGTTTGTGCCACTTGAAGGATTATTTCACCCAATTTCTCAGGGGATCTGCAGTGAGTTCTTTGCTGTAATCAGCACAAATAATAGCATTGAATATATTGCATGGGGTACTGTTAGGACAGTTTTACTAGAAATATTTGGTGTGCAAGCACCTCATGATTATGCTAGCCTAGATCAGGTTGTTGACCTTTTTCTCAAGTTTCCGGGATCAAAGTCAATGTTCCAGCATCTTATTGCGGCATTGTCTTATAGTTGCAAAACGGCACCTCTGATTCTCACAGATTGTCCTTATTCTGGATCTTACCCTTATCTTGCACTGGCCTGCCATGTCCTTAGGAATGCAGCAGTTATGGGTTCATGGTGGATCTCATTTGATTTTGAGTTTACTTTGGAAGGTTTTCTCTCCAGAAAGTGCCCAAATAAGCAAGATCTGCAATGCATGATACCATCTGTTTGGTGGCCTGGTTCATCTGAGGATATTGGCTCTGAAAGTAGCATGATGTTGACTACAACAGCATTAGCTGGAGCATTTGATAAG ATTGAAGAGATGCACCGTGAGCTTTGCCTCTTGGTCATACACTTTATTCCACCCACAAAGTCTCAGCAGCCTGGTTCTGTGTTTAGGTCATTTTTACAGAGTTTCATACTGAAGATAAGAGGTGCTGACCACAAGATGACATCTGCTAGTGTTTCTGGCAATTCTGCACTAGCTTCTTTATTCTCTGTGATTCTTCATTTCTTATCTGAAGGTCTTACTTTGGAAGATGCATCTGGATCTTTGAAGGGATCAAGAACTGTCGCTGCAACTGATGGTGGTTTTCTTCACAAGAGTGGAAGAAGAAGCTTTCCTGTGgggcttttttttaaagaaagtcCATATTACAGTGGATTTTCCAGGCTCGGCGGATCAACCAGTCATTTAATCAAGTCTAGCCCTGTTAGTGAGGTGGAAACTGAAGTTAAGTGGGAAGAAGGCTGTATGGATGATGAATATACAAAAGTAACACATTCTACAAGGCAGAAACCTTGTTGTTGCTCAATATCTGATGTTGATAGTACGAGAATACTAAAAGATAATATCAGATATACAGCTAGAAGTTCAAAGGGTCCTTGCAGTTCTATTTCAGATAGATCAGCTAATGTTGCAGCAGAATGTAATGCTGGAAGTTTGAATGATGAGATTGTGGACAAACCTAGTACAAGCGACCATACAGAAGCTGATTTTGGTTACCGGTCATTGCAATATTTAGAAAATCCACCTACTACAAGTCAGTCTTCTGCTGGTGTGCTAAGAGAAGAAGAGTTGCTTCATGTGATGCTTTTGCTGTACCATTTGGGTGTTGCACCAAACTTTCGGCAG GCATTCTACTACATGTCGCATCAGTCGCAGTCAATTACTCTATTAGATGATACAGataaacaaataagagaaaagTCTTGCATGGAGCAAGTAAAGCGGTTGAAAGAAGCACGCAATGTTTATCGAGAAGAATTGGTTGATTGTGTTCGGCAATGTGCATG GTATCGTGTTTCCTTATTTGCAAGGTGGAAGCAAAGGGGAATGTATGCTACATGCATGTGGGTTGTGCAGTTGTTGTTGGTGCTTAGTGATATCGATTCCTTATTCCTTTATATCCCTGAGTTTTATCTGGAAGCACTG GTTGACTGTTTCCATGCTTTACGTAAGAGCGATCCTCCATTTGTTTCTTCTGGAATTTTTATCAAGCAGGGGCTTGCTTCATTT GTTACTTTTGTGGTCAAGCACTTCAATGATCCACGAATATCAAGTGCTGATATAAAAGATCTTCTTCTGCAATCAATGTCAGTCTTGGTGCAGTACAAGGACTATTTGGCTGCTTTTGAAATGAACAAGGAAGCTCTCCAAAGGATGCCAAAGGCACTACTGTCATCATTTGATAACAGATCATGGATACCAGTTACAAACATACTTGTCCGGCTTTGCAAAGGCTCTGGATTTGGCTCCACAAAGCATGCAGAATCATCTGCATCACTCCTTTTCCAG GTATTACTACGAGAGATCTGCATCCATAATGAAGAattattctcttcttttctcaataGACTTTTCAACACTCTTAGCTGGACAATGACGGAATTTTCTGTATCCATCCGAGAAATGCAAGACAATCATCAg ATTGCTGACTTACAACAAAGAAAATGTGGTGTTATTTTTGACATTTCATGCAATCTTGCACGGGTTTTGGAATTCTGCACGCGTGAAATTCCTCAAGCATTCCTTTGTGGGCCTGTTATGAATCTTCGAAGGCTAACTGAGTTGATCATCTTTATTCTGAATCACATAATTTCAGTTGCAGATGCTGAGTTTTTTGACTT cAGGTCTCTTCGCCGACCTGGCCAATTTCAAGAGAAGACAAACAGGACTACCATTCTAGCACCACTGGTTGGGATAATCCTTAACCTTATGGATGCAAGTTCTGATCGAGTCCAGGGTGATCTAAATGATATTATAGGGGTATTTGCAAGCATGGACTGCCCAACAACTGTTCATTGTGGAATTAAATACCTGTTGGGCTACAACTGG AGCGGTGTATTAAAAGGTGATGCATCTCTTGCGAAACTCGCACAGTTGGAGGAATTCTCAAACTACCTAATGAGTAGATCAAAAGAAAAGGTTGGCATTAGTGGGGAGGAAATGGAGAATTGCTGTTGCATCTGCTACGCCTGTGACTCAGATGCCATGTTTAAGCCTTGCAACCATATGTCCTGCTTTGGCTGCATAACCCGGCACCTTTTGAACTGCGAGAGATGCTTCTTTTGTAATGCAACAGTCACATCAGTGGTTAGGATGAAAAAAACTCGCAACTGA
- the LOC120282564 gene encoding E3 ubiquitin-protein ligase RKP isoform X2: MAGEGSKMNGFSSGLAVILSSDEQCVNYNKSHLVSCRDDIGHQSVERTLEYVFDLPHKSIHSPSTSIDVNSIRLLLRDQLLRFEDGSCSCSRQRDGITITNPGSGRNKIVIDSTSICGDIRIVRYPLLIESLAVFSSVRVNANVWKGKWMYEVTLETAGIQQLGWATISCPFTYHKGVGDAENSYAFDGKRVSKWNKDARSYGQSWTVGDVIGCCINLESNEISFYRNGVSLGVAFDGILKMEPGFGYFPAVSLSEGECCDLNFGSRPFKFPIDGFNPIEEPPTMLLYAYYLLQCLSRLLEVQRLDKPDSSYFEKLRRFKRFVPLEGLFHPISQGICSEFFAVISTNNSIEYIAWGTVRTVLLEIFGVQAPHDYASLDQVVDLFLKFPGSKSMFQHLIAALSYSCKTAPLILTDCPYSGSYPYLALACHVLRNAAVMGSWWISFDFEFTLEGFLSRKCPNKQDLQCMIPSVWWPGSSEDIGSESSMMLTTTALAGAFDKIEEMHRELCLLVIHFIPPTKSQQPGSVFRSFLQSFILKIRGADHKMTSASVSGNSALASLFSVILHFLSEGLTLEDASGSLKGSRTVAATDGGFLHKSGRRSFPVGLFFKESPYYSGFSRLGGSTSHLIKSSPVSEVETEVKWEEGCMDDEYTKVTHSTRQKPCCCSISDVDSTRILKDNIRYTARSSKGPCSSISDRSANVAAECNAGSLNDEIVDKPSTSDHTEADFGYRSLQYLENPPTTSQSSAGVLREEELLHVMLLLYHLGVAPNFRQAFYYMSHQSQSITLLDDTDKQIREKSCMEQVKRLKEARNVYREELVDCVRQCAWYRVSLFARWKQRGMYATCMWVVQLLLVLSDIDSLFLYIPEFYLEALVDCFHALRKSDPPFVSSGIFIKQGLASFVTFVVKHFNDPRISSADIKDLLLQSMSVLVQYKDYLAAFEMNKEALQRMPKALLSSFDNRSWIPVTNILVRLCKGSGFGSTKHAESSASLLFQVLLREICIHNEELFSSFLNRLFNTLSWTMTEFSVSIREMQDNHQIADLQQRKCGVIFDISCNLARVLEFCTREIPQAFLCGPVMNLRRLTELIIFILNHIISVADAEFFDLSLRRPGQFQEKTNRTTILAPLVGIILNLMDASSDRVQGDLNDIIGVFASMDCPTTVHCGIKYLLGYNWSGVLKGDASLAKLAQLEEFSNYLMSRSKEKVGISGEEMENCCCICYACDSDAMFKPCNHMSCFGCITRHLLNCERCFFCNATVTSVVRMKKTRN; the protein is encoded by the exons ATGGCGGGAGAGGGATCTAAAATGAATGGCTTTTCTTCGGGTCTGGCAGTTATATTATCAAGTGATGAACAGTGTGTGaattataataaatcacacTTAGTTTCCTGTCGCGATGATATTGGTCACCAATCTGTCGAACGCACTCTTGAATATGTATTTGATCTCCCACACAAATCGATCCATTCACCATCTACATCAATTGATGTTAATTCCATCCGGTTACTGTTGAGGGACCAGCTGCTAAGATTTGAGGATGGATCATGTTCTTGTTCCCGTCAACGGGACGGAATAACAATAACCAACCCTGGGTCTGGGCGGAACAAGATTGTTATAGATAGCACAAGTATTTGTGGGGACATTAGAATTGTACGATATCCATTGCTGATTGAAAGCTTGGCAGTGTTCAGTAGTGTCCGAGTAAATGCGAATGTGTGGAAAGGAAAATGGATGTATGAAGTGACATTGGAGACTGCTGGGATCCAGCAGCTTGGCTGGGCCACTATCTCGTGCCCCTTTACTTACCACAAGGGTGTGGGAGATGCTGAAAATTCTTATGCATTTGACGGTAAGAGGGTGAGCAAATGGAACAAGGATGCTAGATCTTATGGCCAGTCTTGGACTGTTGGGGATGTCATTGGTTGCTGCATTAATCTGGAGTCAAATGAGATTTCCTTCTATAGAAATGGAGTTTCCCTTGGAGTGGCTTTCGATGGAATACTTAAAATGGAGCCTGGTTTTGGTTATTTTCCTGCAGTTTCCTTATCTGAAGGCGAGTGCTGTGATTTGAACTTTGGATCACGCCCATTTAAGTTTCCCATTGATGGATTTAATCCTATTGAGGAACCTCCTACCATGCTATTATATGCCTACTACTTGCTCCAATGTTTGTCCAGGCTATTGGAAGTGCAGCGGTTGGATAAGCCTGATTCGTCATACTTTGAGAAATTGAGAAGGTTCAAGAGGTTTGTGCCACTTGAAGGATTATTTCACCCAATTTCTCAGGGGATCTGCAGTGAGTTCTTTGCTGTAATCAGCACAAATAATAGCATTGAATATATTGCATGGGGTACTGTTAGGACAGTTTTACTAGAAATATTTGGTGTGCAAGCACCTCATGATTATGCTAGCCTAGATCAGGTTGTTGACCTTTTTCTCAAGTTTCCGGGATCAAAGTCAATGTTCCAGCATCTTATTGCGGCATTGTCTTATAGTTGCAAAACGGCACCTCTGATTCTCACAGATTGTCCTTATTCTGGATCTTACCCTTATCTTGCACTGGCCTGCCATGTCCTTAGGAATGCAGCAGTTATGGGTTCATGGTGGATCTCATTTGATTTTGAGTTTACTTTGGAAGGTTTTCTCTCCAGAAAGTGCCCAAATAAGCAAGATCTGCAATGCATGATACCATCTGTTTGGTGGCCTGGTTCATCTGAGGATATTGGCTCTGAAAGTAGCATGATGTTGACTACAACAGCATTAGCTGGAGCATTTGATAAG ATTGAAGAGATGCACCGTGAGCTTTGCCTCTTGGTCATACACTTTATTCCACCCACAAAGTCTCAGCAGCCTGGTTCTGTGTTTAGGTCATTTTTACAGAGTTTCATACTGAAGATAAGAGGTGCTGACCACAAGATGACATCTGCTAGTGTTTCTGGCAATTCTGCACTAGCTTCTTTATTCTCTGTGATTCTTCATTTCTTATCTGAAGGTCTTACTTTGGAAGATGCATCTGGATCTTTGAAGGGATCAAGAACTGTCGCTGCAACTGATGGTGGTTTTCTTCACAAGAGTGGAAGAAGAAGCTTTCCTGTGgggcttttttttaaagaaagtcCATATTACAGTGGATTTTCCAGGCTCGGCGGATCAACCAGTCATTTAATCAAGTCTAGCCCTGTTAGTGAGGTGGAAACTGAAGTTAAGTGGGAAGAAGGCTGTATGGATGATGAATATACAAAAGTAACACATTCTACAAGGCAGAAACCTTGTTGTTGCTCAATATCTGATGTTGATAGTACGAGAATACTAAAAGATAATATCAGATATACAGCTAGAAGTTCAAAGGGTCCTTGCAGTTCTATTTCAGATAGATCAGCTAATGTTGCAGCAGAATGTAATGCTGGAAGTTTGAATGATGAGATTGTGGACAAACCTAGTACAAGCGACCATACAGAAGCTGATTTTGGTTACCGGTCATTGCAATATTTAGAAAATCCACCTACTACAAGTCAGTCTTCTGCTGGTGTGCTAAGAGAAGAAGAGTTGCTTCATGTGATGCTTTTGCTGTACCATTTGGGTGTTGCACCAAACTTTCGGCAG GCATTCTACTACATGTCGCATCAGTCGCAGTCAATTACTCTATTAGATGATACAGataaacaaataagagaaaagTCTTGCATGGAGCAAGTAAAGCGGTTGAAAGAAGCACGCAATGTTTATCGAGAAGAATTGGTTGATTGTGTTCGGCAATGTGCATG GTATCGTGTTTCCTTATTTGCAAGGTGGAAGCAAAGGGGAATGTATGCTACATGCATGTGGGTTGTGCAGTTGTTGTTGGTGCTTAGTGATATCGATTCCTTATTCCTTTATATCCCTGAGTTTTATCTGGAAGCACTG GTTGACTGTTTCCATGCTTTACGTAAGAGCGATCCTCCATTTGTTTCTTCTGGAATTTTTATCAAGCAGGGGCTTGCTTCATTT GTTACTTTTGTGGTCAAGCACTTCAATGATCCACGAATATCAAGTGCTGATATAAAAGATCTTCTTCTGCAATCAATGTCAGTCTTGGTGCAGTACAAGGACTATTTGGCTGCTTTTGAAATGAACAAGGAAGCTCTCCAAAGGATGCCAAAGGCACTACTGTCATCATTTGATAACAGATCATGGATACCAGTTACAAACATACTTGTCCGGCTTTGCAAAGGCTCTGGATTTGGCTCCACAAAGCATGCAGAATCATCTGCATCACTCCTTTTCCAG GTATTACTACGAGAGATCTGCATCCATAATGAAGAattattctcttcttttctcaataGACTTTTCAACACTCTTAGCTGGACAATGACGGAATTTTCTGTATCCATCCGAGAAATGCAAGACAATCATCAg ATTGCTGACTTACAACAAAGAAAATGTGGTGTTATTTTTGACATTTCATGCAATCTTGCACGGGTTTTGGAATTCTGCACGCGTGAAATTCCTCAAGCATTCCTTTGTGGGCCTGTTATGAATCTTCGAAGGCTAACTGAGTTGATCATCTTTATTCTGAATCACATAATTTCAGTTGCAGATGCTGAGTTTTTTGACTT GTCTCTTCGCCGACCTGGCCAATTTCAAGAGAAGACAAACAGGACTACCATTCTAGCACCACTGGTTGGGATAATCCTTAACCTTATGGATGCAAGTTCTGATCGAGTCCAGGGTGATCTAAATGATATTATAGGGGTATTTGCAAGCATGGACTGCCCAACAACTGTTCATTGTGGAATTAAATACCTGTTGGGCTACAACTGG AGCGGTGTATTAAAAGGTGATGCATCTCTTGCGAAACTCGCACAGTTGGAGGAATTCTCAAACTACCTAATGAGTAGATCAAAAGAAAAGGTTGGCATTAGTGGGGAGGAAATGGAGAATTGCTGTTGCATCTGCTACGCCTGTGACTCAGATGCCATGTTTAAGCCTTGCAACCATATGTCCTGCTTTGGCTGCATAACCCGGCACCTTTTGAACTGCGAGAGATGCTTCTTTTGTAATGCAACAGTCACATCAGTGGTTAGGATGAAAAAAACTCGCAACTGA